In Chloroflexota bacterium, one DNA window encodes the following:
- a CDS encoding winged helix-turn-helix transcriptional regulator yields the protein MHQLLKATKALSDETRLRILNLLLERECCVCEVMQALQISQTRASRNLSVLHDAGLLKLRKDGLWSLYSLDQEGMKENLLDLVEAVKKELRDNEVAALDRERLKEAKRVGSVCAAKFAS from the coding sequence ATGCATCAACTGTTGAAAGCTACAAAAGCGCTCTCGGATGAGACGCGGCTCAGGATTCTAAACCTCCTGCTGGAGAGGGAGTGCTGTGTCTGTGAGGTAATGCAGGCACTGCAGATTTCCCAGACCAGAGCTTCGCGCAATCTGAGTGTACTCCACGACGCCGGTCTTCTCAAACTTAGGAAGGACGGTTTGTGGTCGCTGTACTCGCTGGACCAGGAGGGAATGAAGGAGAACCTCCTGGACCTGGTCGAAGCAGTCAAGAAAGAGCTTAGAGACAACGAGGTGGCCGCTCTGGATCGGGAGCGACTGAAGGAAGCGAAGCGCGTTGGTTCCGTCTGCGCGGCGAAGTTTGCAAGCTAG
- the nrdR gene encoding transcriptional repressor NrdR gives MKCPYCGFQDSKVIDSRGVNEGVRRRRQCLHCGSRFTTYERVQSNSFLVIKKDGRREEFSREKLAAGVRKACAKRPIADDDIEQLVDRVEEGLHQLGRVEVPSATIGRVVMEHLRELDRIAYIRFASVYRAFADVESFKEEVDALVQGRGTIPAAQLPLISPEGFSVPVKRQTKAKSATGGNHG, from the coding sequence GTGAAGTGTCCGTATTGTGGATTCCAGGATTCCAAGGTAATTGACTCTCGGGGGGTAAATGAAGGGGTGCGCCGTCGGCGTCAATGCTTACACTGCGGCTCCCGCTTCACCACCTACGAGCGTGTTCAATCCAATAGCTTCCTGGTGATCAAGAAGGATGGGCGGCGGGAAGAATTCAGTCGGGAGAAGCTGGCAGCGGGCGTTCGCAAAGCTTGTGCCAAACGCCCTATAGCTGATGACGATATCGAGCAGTTAGTGGACAGGGTTGAGGAGGGGCTTCATCAGTTAGGTAGAGTTGAGGTGCCCAGCGCCACTATTGGCAGAGTAGTGATGGAGCATCTGAGGGAGCTGGATCGCATCGCCTATATCCGTTTCGCTAGCGTCTATCGGGCGTTTGCTGATGTGGAAAGCTTCAAAGAGGAGGTCGATGCTCTGGTTCAGGGGCGGGGTACGATTCCGGCAGCTCAGTTGCCTTTGATTTCACCTGAAGGGTTTTCTGTTCCAGTGAAGAGGCAGACAAAAGCCAAGTCTGCAACAGGAGGGAACCATGGCTAA